A genomic stretch from Hemicordylus capensis ecotype Gifberg chromosome 5, rHemCap1.1.pri, whole genome shotgun sequence includes:
- the MFAP3L gene encoding microfibrillar-associated protein 3-like — protein sequence MCSRHLFFYDWTTMCFFILLAALTTAEDVTNSTLNRTNTFLGSVPVVISRVDHITVKEGYSALIDCNIEGHPGPEYQWYNSNGHLLKEDENRAGKLILDKGQLNITSVSFEDRGKYTCVASNIYGRVNNTVTLRVVFTSGDMGIYYMIVCLVAFTIVLILNITRLCMMSSHLKKTEKAINEFFRTEGAEKLQKAFEIAKRIPIITSAKTLELAKVTQFKTMEFARYIEELARSVPLPPLIMNCRIIMEEIMEVVGLEEQGQNFVGHSAVGQETTDPEEMYTIPNSLKRSDSLTADSDASSLHEPPLKIAIKVSVHPLTKKDCVDDQSQDSIPLGLGSVKDEIAEEEIAQTSAHPADPEPQPSAELHPTEITLGGDNDICTVYESHV from the exons ATGTGCAGCAGACACCTCTTTTTCTACGATTGGACTACCATGTGCTTTTTCATCTTACTAGCAGCTTTGACAACTGCTGAAGATGTCACTAATAGCACTTTAAACCGCACTAACACATTCTTAGGATCTGTGCCTGTGGTCATCTCTAGAGTTGATCATATTACAGTCAAAGAAGGTTACAGTGCCTTGATTGACTGCAACATTGAAGGCCATCCAGGCCCGGAGTACCAGTGGTACAATTCCAATGGCCATTTGCTGAAAGAAGATGAGAATAGAG caggaaaattgaTTCTTGACAAAGGGCAACTAAATATTACAAGTGTCTCTTTTGAAGATCGAGGAAAGTACACCTGTGTTGCTTCTAACATCTATGGCCGAGTGAATAATACTGTGACTCTGAGGGTCGTCTTTACCTCTGGAGATATGGGGATCTACTACATGATTGTATGCCTTGTAGCTTTTACCATTGTTTTGATCTTAAACATTACGAGGCTGTGCATGATGAGCAGCCACCTGAAGAAAACAGAGAAAGCGATCAATGAATTCTTCCGGACAGAAGGGGCAGAGAAACTGCAAAAAGCTTTCGAGATTGCTAAACGCATCCCAATCATCACATCAGCAAAAACCCTTGAGCTTGCCAAGGTAACACAGTTCAAGACGATGGAGTTTGCCCGCTATATTGAGGAATTAGCTAGGAGTGTTCCACTGCCGCCCCTTATCATGAACTGCAGGATTATAATGGAAGAAATTATGGAGGTGGTGGGGCTCGAGGAGCAGGGCCAGAACTTTGTCGGGCATTCTGCTGTAGGGCAGGAGACCACGGACCCGGAAGAGATGTACACGATCCCCAATTCTCTGAAGCGCAGTGACTCTCTCACTGCTGACTCAGATGCATCTTCTCTGCATGAACCGCCACTGAAGATTGCGATAAAGGTGTCTGTTCACCCGTTAACTAAAAAGGACTGTGTTGATGATCAGTCACAAGACAGTATtccgttagggttagggtccgtTAAAGATGAGATAGCAGAAGAAGAGATTGCCCAAACATCAGCACATCCTGCTGACCCAGAGCCACAGCCTTCTGCTGAACTACATCCTACTGAGATAACTCTAGGAGGTGACAATGACATATGTACTGTTTATGAAAGCCATGTATGA